A stretch of Vigna angularis cultivar LongXiaoDou No.4 chromosome 4, ASM1680809v1, whole genome shotgun sequence DNA encodes these proteins:
- the LOC108332112 gene encoding E3 ubiquitin-protein ligase SINAT5, protein MDLESVECVSSSDGMDEDEIHTNHHHSEFSSTKPRNGGTNNVNSVGSTALAPATSVHELLECPVCTNSMYPPIHQCHNGHTLCSTCKTRVHNRCPTCRQELGDIRCLALEKVAESLELPCKYYSLGCSEIFPYYSKLKHETVCNYRPYSCPYAGSECSVVGDIPFLVAHLRDDHKVDMHTGCTFNHRYVKSNPREVENATWMLTVFHCFGQYFCLHFEAFQLGMAPVYMAFLRFMGDENEARNYSYSLEVGANGRKLIWEGTPRSVRDSHRKVRDSHDGLIIQRNMALFFSGGDRKELKLRVTGRIWKEQQNSDAGVCMPNLCS, encoded by the exons ATGGACTTGGAAAGCGTTGAGTGTGTGTCATCCTCGGATGGCATGGATGAGGATGAGATCCACACCAATCATCATCACTCTGAGTTTTCTTCCACAAAGCCTCGCAATGGAGGCACCAATAACGTTAATTCTGTGGGGTCCACCGCCCTTGCTCCGGCTACCAGCGTCCATGAGTTGCTGGAATGTCCTGTGTGTACTAATTCAATGTACCCTCCAATCCACCAG TGTCACAATGGCCACACACTCTGTTCCACTTGTAAAACAAGGGTGCACAACCGATGTCCCACTTGTAGACAAGAGCTTGGAGATATTAGGTGTCTGGCACTGGAAAAGGTGGCTGAATCACTTGAGCTACCTTGCAAGTACTACTCCCTTGGATGTTCAGAAATCTTTCCATACTACAGCAAGCTTAAGCATGAGACAGTATGCAATTATAGACCATATAGTTGCCCTTATGCTGGATCAGAGTGTTCTGTCGTGGGAGATATTCCCTTCCTTGTTGCTCATTTAAGGGATGATCATAAAGTGGACATGCACACAGGATGCACATTCAACCATCGTTATGTGAAGTCAAATCCACGTGAAGTGGAGAATGCAACCTGGATGCTCACA GTGTTTCATTGTTTTGGCCAATATTTCTGCCTTCATTTTGAAGCTTTCCAGCTTGGCATGGCACCTGTTTACATGGCATTTCTTCGTTTTATGGGTGATGAGAATGAGGCTCGGAATTATAGCTATAGCCTAGAGGTTGGGGCCAATGGTAGAAAACTCATCTGGGAGGGTACGCCACGAAGTGTTCGAGATAGCCACCGTAAAGTGAGGGATAGCCACGATGGGCTCATCATTCAAAGAAATATGGCTCTATTTTTCTCTGGTGGGGACAGAAAGGAGCTGAAACTCAGAGTTACAGGAAGAATATGGAAGGAGCAACAGAATTCTGATGCTGGTGTGTGCATGCCAAATCTCTGTAGTTGA